The stretch of DNA TTATTTTACCTGGAATTTTAATTAAAATGATAGGTGGAGATAATGTGCTTTTTGGAATAAGAGGAATGATAATATTCTTATGTGTAATTGTTTTTATTGGACTTTCAATAACAGTATTTACAGTTAGAGAAAGAGATTATTCAACAGGTGAAGTTTCAAATGTAAGTTTCAAAGTTACAATAGGAATTATAGTAAAAAATAAGAATTTTATTTTATATCTTTTTGGAATGATGTTTTTCTTCATAGGTTTTAACAATTTAAGAGCTATAATGAACTATTATATTGAAGATATTATGGGTTATGGAAAGCAAGCTATTACATTGGCATCAGCTATATTATTTGGAGCAGCAGCAATTTGTTTTTATCCAACAAATAAATTGTCAAAAAAATATGGTTATAGAAAAATTATGTTATGTTGTTTGGTGATGTTAATAATTACAACATCTATGTTATTTTTCTTAGGAAAAATATTCCCAGTTAATTTTGGTTTTATATTATTTGGAATTATTGGAATACCTCTTGCTGGAGCAGCATTTATTTTTCCACCTGCTATGTTAAGTGAAATAAGTACACAAATGAGTGAAGATGCAGGTGCAAGAATAGAAGGGATTTCATTTGGCATACAAGGTTTTTTTATGAAAATGTCATTTTTAATTTCAATAGTGATATTACCAATAATTTTAGTTATGGGAAAGGGTGTAAATATTATTACAGCTATAACAAGTGGTGTTACTAAAGTTGAAAAATCTGGAATTTATCTAGCTTCATTGAGTTCGGTATTTTTCTTTATAATTTCATTTATTTTTTATTATAGATACTCAGATAGTAAAAAGATTAATATAAAGAAATAACTCATTACTAGCCAAATTTCTTAACGAATAAAAATTAAGAATTCTCTTATCGTATTTCTATAAATACGATATCTAAGAACCTCTAACTGAACAAGTTCACTAAGAGGTTCTAAGAAAATTAGCTAAACTCATCAAAGGAAAACACAGTGAGATTTGCTTGGCTCATTCTATTTAATTTTTATTCTAAAATTTGGAATGTAATTCGTTTATTTCTGTATATTGAGATAGATTGGATGTATAGGTGAGTTCTTATGAAAAAGTTATTCTTATTAATGATTATATTTATTGTTTTAATGCTTAGATTTTCATTATCAGTCAGAGTAACAGAAATTTTTCAAAAAGAAGTATACAGAATGAATTTAAGTTTAGAAGATGGAAGAATTAAGGTTTTAAAAATTAATAATAAATATCCTTTAAAGAATATATATGGAAAATTATCATATAAAGAGAATGGGAAATATGAAGGATATTTTTTAGTAAAATCTATTAAAGAATATAAAAATATATATTTTGTTGAGCTTGAAGATGTTAAATCTACAAAAATAGAAGATAATTTTTTAGAAAAATATCTTCAAACTCTTTTTAATAGAGCAGAAGAAGAGTACTCTTATGGAACTAAAAATATAAATAGAGCTATATTATTAGGGGATAATACTA from Fusobacterium simiae encodes:
- a CDS encoding MFS transporter — protein: MKKLTTKVQVLYALGVSYAIVDQIFAQWILYFYLPPENSGLKPIMAPVLISIALAVSRFVDMITDPLIGFLSDKYNSKYGRRIPFIAVGTIPLIIVTIAFFYPPTSSERASFYYLMIVGSLFFTFYTIVGAPYNALIPEIGRTSEERLNLSTWQSVFRLSYTAIAIILPGILIKMIGGDNVLFGIRGMIIFLCVIVFIGLSITVFTVRERDYSTGEVSNVSFKVTIGIIVKNKNFILYLFGMMFFFIGFNNLRAIMNYYIEDIMGYGKQAITLASAILFGAAAICFYPTNKLSKKYGYRKIMLCCLVMLIITTSMLFFLGKIFPVNFGFILFGIIGIPLAGAAFIFPPAMLSEISTQMSEDAGARIEGISFGIQGFFMKMSFLISIVILPIILVMGKGVNIITAITSGVTKVEKSGIYLASLSSVFFFIISFIFYYRYSDSKKINIKK